In Cervus canadensis isolate Bull #8, Minnesota chromosome 6, ASM1932006v1, whole genome shotgun sequence, one DNA window encodes the following:
- the LOC122444171 gene encoding olfactory receptor 49-like produces MLQLWDILHFASLVSPQEAYASGNTAESECPQIPRTSRLLKPHTSEWSFPAEARGATGNHTAVTEFILLGLSDACELQMLLFLGLLLTYLLTLLGNLLIVVLTLMDRRLHTPMYYFLRSFAVLEIWFTSVIFPKMLTNILTGDKTISLAGCFLQSFLYFFLGTTEFFLLAVMSFDRYVAICNPLHYVTIMSKRVCVQLVLSSWVTGFFIIIVPTFFTIQQPFCGPNIIDHFFCDSFPLLELVCADTSLIEFLGFILANISLLGTLSVTATCYGHILHTILHLPSAKERRKAFSTCSSHIIVVSLIYGSCIFMYVRSGKGGQGEDRNKVVALLNTVVTPVLNPFIYTLRNKQVKQVFNKQISKLLS; encoded by the exons ATGTTACAGCTCTGGGACATCCTTCACTTCGCATCTCTGGTGAGCCCCCAAGAAGCATACGCCTCAGGCAACACTGCAGA ATCCGAGTGTCCTCAGATCCCCAGAACATCACGACTCCTGAAGCCGCACACCTCTGAGTGGTCATTCCCAGCAGAGGCCAGAGGAGCCACGGGGAACCACACCGCTGTCACCGAGTTCATCCTGCTGGGGCTCTCAGACGCCTGTGAGCTGCAGATGCTCCTCTTCCTGGGGCTCCTCCTGACCTACCTGCTCACTCTACTGGGGAACCTCCTCATCGTGGTCCTCACCCTCATGGACAGgcgcctccacacccccatgtactacTTCCTCCGCAGCTTTGCTGTCCTAGAGATCTGGTTCACCTCGGTCATTTTCCCCAAGATGCTGACCAACATCCTGACTGGAGACAAAACAATTTCCCTGGCAGGCTGTTTCCTACaaagttttctctatttcttcctgggCACCACTGAGTTCTTCCTACTGGCAGTGATGTCCTTTGACAGGTATGTGGCCATATGTAATCCCTTGCATTATGTCACCATCATGAGCAAAAGAGTCTGTGTCCAGCTAGTTCTTTCTTCTTGGGTCAcaggattctttatcatcattGTTCCAACTTTCTTCACAATTCAGCAGCCATTCTGTGGTCCCAATATCATTGATCATTTCTTCTGTGACAGCTTTCCACTCCTGGAACTAGTATGTGCAGACACAAGTCTGATCGAGTTTCTGGGTTTTATCCTGGCCAACATCAGCCTACTGGGCACTCTGTCCGTGACGGCCACCTGCTATGGCCACATCCTCCACACCATCCTGCACCTCCCCTCAGCCAAGGAGAGGCGGAAAGCCTTCTCAACCTGCTCCTCCCACATCATTGTTGTCTCTCTCATCTATGGCAGCTGCATCTTCATGTATGTCCGGTCGGGCAAGGGTGGCCAGGGGGAGGACAGGAACAAGGTGGTGGCCTTGCTCAACACCGTGGTGACCCCAGTGCTCAATCCCTTCATCTACACCCTGAGGAACAAACAGGTGAAGCAGGTGTTTAACAAGCAAATTAGCAAGCTCCTCTCATAA
- the LOC122444172 gene encoding olfactory receptor 49-like: protein MDIRRWVIGATLEAITGTMSNQPVTPSTSKCPQIPRTSRLLKPHTSEWSFPAEARGATGNHTAVTEFILLGLSDACELQMLLFLGLLLTYLLTLLGNLLIVVLTLTDRRLHTPMYYFLRSFAVLEIWFTSVIFPKTLTNILTGHRTISLAGCFLQSFLYFFLGTTEFFLLAVMSFDRYVAICNPLHYVTIMSKRVRVQLVLSSWVTGFFIIIVPTFFTIQQAFCGPNIIDHFFCDSFPLLELVCADTSLIELLGFILANVSLLGTLSVTATCYGHILHTILHIPSAKERRKAFSTCSSHIIVVSLFYGSCIFMYVRSGKGGQGEDRNKVVALLNTVVTPVLNPFIYTLRNKQVRQVFREQVNKLI, encoded by the coding sequence ATCCAAGTGTCCTCAGATCCCCAGAACATCACGACTCCTGAAGCCGCACACCTCTGAGTGGTCATTCCCAGCAGAGGCCAGAGGAGCCACGGGGAACCACACCGCTGTCACCGAGTTCATCCTGCTGGGGCTCTCAGACGCCTGTGAGCTGCAGATGCTCCTCTTCCTGGGGCTCCTCCTGACCTACCTGCTCACTCTACTGGGGAACCTCCTCATCGTGGTCCTCACCCTCACGGACAGgcgcctccacacccccatgtactacTTCCTCCGCAGCTTTGCTGTCCTAGAGATCTGGTTCACCTCGGTCATCTTCCCCAAGACACTGACCAACATCCTGACTGGACACAGGACCATCTCCCTGGCAGGCTGTTTCCTACaaagttttctctatttcttcctgggCACCACTGAGTTCTTCCTACTGGCAGTGATGTCCTTTGACAGGTATGTGGCCATATGTAACCCCTTGCATTATGTCACCATCATGAGCAAAAGAGTCCGTGTCCAGCTAGTTCTTTCTTCTTGGGTCAcaggattctttatcatcattGTTCCAACTTTCTTCACAATTCAGCAGGCATTCTGTGGTCCCAATATCATTGATCATTTCTTCTGTGACAGCTTTCCACTCCTGGAACTCGTATGTGCAGACACAAGTCTGATCGAGCTTCTGGGTTTTATCCTGGCCAACGTCAGCCTACTGGGCACTCTGTCCGTGACGGCCACCTGCTATGGCCACATCCTCCACACCATCCTTCACATCCCCTCAGCCAAGGAGAGGCGGAAAGCCTTCTCAACCTGCTCCTCCCACATCATTGTCGTCTCTCTCTTCTATGGCAGCTGCATCTTCATGTATGTCCGGTCGGGCAAGGGCGGCCAGGGGGAGGACAGGAACAAGGTGGTGGCCTTGCTCAACACCGTGGTGACCCCAGTGCTCAATCCCTTCATCTACACCCTGAGGAACAAACAGGTGAGGCAGGTGTTTAGGGAGCAGGTGAACAAGCTCATCTAA
- the LOC122443225 gene encoding small nuclear ribonucleoprotein E-like translates to MAYRGQGQKVQKNLIFRYLQNRSRIQVWLYEQVNMRIEGCIIGFDEYMNLVLDDAEEIHSKTKSRKQLGRIMLKGDNITLLQSVSN, encoded by the coding sequence ATGGCGTACCGGGGCCAGGGCCAGAAGGTGCAGAAGAATCTCATCTTCAGATACTTGCAAAATAGATCGCGGATTCAGGTGTGGCTTTATGAGCAAGTGAATATGCGGATAGAAGGCTGTATCATTGGTTTCGATGAGTATATGAACCTCGTATTAGATGATGCAGAAGAGATTCATTCTAAAACAAAGTCAAGAAAACAACTGGGTCGGATCATGCTAAAAGGAGATAACATTACTCTGCTCCAAAGTGTCTCCAACTAG